From a region of the Arachis ipaensis cultivar K30076 chromosome B09, Araip1.1, whole genome shotgun sequence genome:
- the LOC107617725 gene encoding ATP-dependent DNA helicase DDX11 isoform X1: MSKRKATKSMLNSSSEDESDDAEEEEDEKKFKVYFCSRTHSQLSQFIKELQKTIFANEMTVVSLGSRKNLCINKDVLSLGNSTRINERCLELQKKKKNEATRVKNIRVGAHTRRTKASSGCPMLRKHKLQHEFRNEVSERGALDIEDLANLGKTLGTCPYYGSRSMVVRADLVVLPYQSLLSKSSREALGLNLKSNIVIIDEAHNLADSLISMYDSKITLSQLENVHCHVERYFVRFRSLLGSANRRYIQTLMVLTQAFLRVLLNEKNGNLMDSYHDIEQTSEESRTSDFTMAINDFIFELNIDNINLIKLLKYIKESNIMHKVNSYGEKVANSENTSARNEIREHGEEGGCLSAFQALADILQSLTNNDSDGRIIISRSSSSSSFRKQGGYIKFVMLSGEKIFSEIVDQAHAVLLVGGTLQPIEETRERLFPWLPPNQLHFFSCGHIVPPDSIMPIAVSRGPSGRSFDFSYSSRSSLDMMRELGLLLCNLVTVVPEGIVVFFPSFDYEGKVYELWGSSGIIERITRRKRIFREPRNNMEVESVLKEYKDTICALSSVSTEANQASQSGAVLLAVVGGKISEGINLSDGMGRCVVMVGLPYASPSDIELLERIKHIEGFRNSKSIENTPFGASCDVYNGDAQGGFDILRSCSHRGREYYENLCMKAVNQSIGRAIRHINDYAAILLVDTRYASDSSKRSLSHPVNKLPQWIKDRLVSSTNNYGEVHRLLHQFFKFKKRS; encoded by the exons ATGTCGAAGAGGAAGGCTACTAAAAGCATGCTTAATTCTTCGAGTGAAGATGAGTCTGATGAtgctgaggaggaggaggatgagaagAAATTCAAGGTTTATTTCTGCAGCCGAACACATTCGCAGCTTTCGCAGTTCATAAAGGAGTTACAGAAGACAATCTTTGCTAATGAGATGACTGTTGTGAGTTTAGGGTCAAGGAAAAATCTTTGCATTAACAAAG ATGTGCTTTCACTTGGAAACTCCACACGCATAAATGAGCGATGCTTGGAACtccagaagaaaaagaaaaatgaagctACAAGAGTGAAG AACATAAGAGTAGGTGCACACACACGCAGAACAAAGGCCTCTTCTGGTTGCCCAATGCTTAGAAAACATAAACTACAACATGAATTCAGGAATGAGGTATCTGAACGAGGAGCCTTGGATATTGAAGATCTTGCAAACCTTGGAAAAACATTGGGAACCTGTCCGTACTATGGCTCTAGAAGCATGGTTGTGAGAGCTGATCTTGTTGTTCTTCCATATCAATCTCTTTTGTCGAAATCATCTCGTGAAGCTCTTGGTCTGAATTTGAAATCCAATATTGTTATAATAGATGAGGCACATAATTTAGCTGATTCACTCATCAGCATGTATGACTCAAAAATTACTTTATCACAG CTGGAGAATGTGCATTGCCATGTAGAACGGTACTTTGTGAGATTCCGGAGTCTTTTGGGATCAGCGAACCGGAGATATATTCAAACTCTGATGGTTCTGACTCAAGCTTTCCTTCGAGTACTACTCAATGAGAAGAATGGAAATCTGATGGATTCTTACCATGACATAGAACAGACTTCTGAAGAAAGTAGAACATCTGATTTTACTATGGCCATCAATGATTTTATCTTTGAACTAAATATAGACAATATCAACTTGATCAAATTGTTAAAGTATATAAAGGAAAGTAATATCATGCACAAG GTTAATAGTTATGGAGAAAAGGTGGCTAATTCGGAGAACACATCAGCACGCAATGAAATTCGGGAACATGGGGAGGAGGGGGGATGTCTGTCTGCTTTCCAGGCATTAGCGGATATATTACAGTCACTGACAAACAATGATAGTGATGGAAGGATAATAATTTCGAGGTCTAGTTCATCATCAAGCTTTAGGAAACAAGGAGGATATATCAAGTTTGTTATGCTCAGTGGCGAGAAGATTTTCTCTGAG ATTGTAGATCAAGCACATGCTGTTCTATTAGTAGGGGGGACTCTTCAACCTATAGAAGAGACAAGGGAGCGATTATTTCCGTGGTTACCACCGAATCAGTTGCATTTCTTTTCATGCGGCCACATTGTCCCTCCAGATAGCATTATGCCAATTGCGGTTTCTCGTGGTCCTTCTGGCCGCTCCTTTGATTTTAGCTACAGCTCTAGAAGCTCACTAGACATG ATGCGAGAACTAGGCCTTTTGCTATGTAACTTGGTGACTGTGGTTCCTGAAGGAATCGTagtcttcttcccttctttcgaTTATGAAGGTAAAGTGTATGAACTCTGGGGATCTTCTGGCATCATTGAGAGGATTACTAGGAGGAAGCGTATCTTTAGAGAGCCTAGGAATAATATGGAAGTTGAATCTGTTCTAAAGGAATATAAAGATACCATTTGTGCATTATCAAGTGTGAGTACAGAAGCAAACCAAGCATCTCAAAGTGGTGCAGTGCTCCTTGCTGTTGTTGGTGGGAAGATATCTGAAGGGATCAACTTAAGTGATGGAATGGGTCGGTGTGTCGTCATGGTTGGACTGCCATATGCTAGTCCATCTGATATCGAGTTATTGGAAAGGATAAAGCACATAGAAGGTTTTCGAAATTCAAAGTCCATTGAAAATACCCCATTTGGTGCAAGTTGTGATGTATATAATGGAGATGCACAAGGTGGTTTTGACATCTTAAGAAGTTGCAGCCACAGAGGGAGAGAGTACTATGAGAATCTCTGCATGAAAGCTGTAAATCAATCAATAG GTAGAGCAATTCGTCATATTAATGACTATGCAGCAATTTTGCTTGTTGATACGAGATATGCATCTGATTCCTCCAAAAGGAGCTTATCCCACCCAGTCAACAAGCTACCACAGTGGATAAAAGATCGTCTTGTTTCTTCCACTAATAACTATGGTGAAGTGCACAGGTTGTTGCATcagtttttcaaattcaaaaagagAAGCTGA
- the LOC107617725 gene encoding ATP-dependent DNA helicase DDX11 isoform X4, with protein MTVVSLGSRKNLCINKDVLSLGNSTRINERCLELQKKKKNEATRVKNIRVGAHTRRTKASSGCPMLRKHKLQHEFRNEVSERGALDIEDLANLGKTLGTCPYYGSRSMVVRADLVVLPYQSLLSKSSREALGLNLKSNIVIIDEAHNLADSLISMYDSKITLSQLENVHCHVERYFVRFRSLLGSANRRYIQTLMVLTQAFLRVLLNEKNGNLMDSYHDIEQTSEESRTSDFTMAINDFIFELNIDNINLIKLLKYIKESNIMHKVNSYGEKVANSENTSARNEIREHGEEGGCLSAFQALADILQSLTNNDSDGRIIISRSSSSSSFRKQGGYIKFVMLSGEKIFSEIVDQAHAVLLVGGTLQPIEETRERLFPWLPPNQLHFFSCGHIVPPDSIMPIAVSRGPSGRSFDFSYSSRSSLDMMRELGLLLCNLVTVVPEGIVVFFPSFDYEGKVYELWGSSGIIERITRRKRIFREPRNNMEVESVLKEYKDTICALSSVSTEANQASQSGAVLLAVVGGKISEGINLSDGMGRCVVMVGLPYASPSDIELLERIKHIEGFRNSKSIENTPFGASCDVYNGDAQGGFDILRSCSHRGREYYENLCMKAVNQSIGRAIRHINDYAAILLVDTRYASDSSKRSLSHPVNKLPQWIKDRLVSSTNNYGEVHRLLHQFFKFKKRS; from the exons ATGACTGTTGTGAGTTTAGGGTCAAGGAAAAATCTTTGCATTAACAAAG ATGTGCTTTCACTTGGAAACTCCACACGCATAAATGAGCGATGCTTGGAACtccagaagaaaaagaaaaatgaagctACAAGAGTGAAG AACATAAGAGTAGGTGCACACACACGCAGAACAAAGGCCTCTTCTGGTTGCCCAATGCTTAGAAAACATAAACTACAACATGAATTCAGGAATGAGGTATCTGAACGAGGAGCCTTGGATATTGAAGATCTTGCAAACCTTGGAAAAACATTGGGAACCTGTCCGTACTATGGCTCTAGAAGCATGGTTGTGAGAGCTGATCTTGTTGTTCTTCCATATCAATCTCTTTTGTCGAAATCATCTCGTGAAGCTCTTGGTCTGAATTTGAAATCCAATATTGTTATAATAGATGAGGCACATAATTTAGCTGATTCACTCATCAGCATGTATGACTCAAAAATTACTTTATCACAG CTGGAGAATGTGCATTGCCATGTAGAACGGTACTTTGTGAGATTCCGGAGTCTTTTGGGATCAGCGAACCGGAGATATATTCAAACTCTGATGGTTCTGACTCAAGCTTTCCTTCGAGTACTACTCAATGAGAAGAATGGAAATCTGATGGATTCTTACCATGACATAGAACAGACTTCTGAAGAAAGTAGAACATCTGATTTTACTATGGCCATCAATGATTTTATCTTTGAACTAAATATAGACAATATCAACTTGATCAAATTGTTAAAGTATATAAAGGAAAGTAATATCATGCACAAG GTTAATAGTTATGGAGAAAAGGTGGCTAATTCGGAGAACACATCAGCACGCAATGAAATTCGGGAACATGGGGAGGAGGGGGGATGTCTGTCTGCTTTCCAGGCATTAGCGGATATATTACAGTCACTGACAAACAATGATAGTGATGGAAGGATAATAATTTCGAGGTCTAGTTCATCATCAAGCTTTAGGAAACAAGGAGGATATATCAAGTTTGTTATGCTCAGTGGCGAGAAGATTTTCTCTGAG ATTGTAGATCAAGCACATGCTGTTCTATTAGTAGGGGGGACTCTTCAACCTATAGAAGAGACAAGGGAGCGATTATTTCCGTGGTTACCACCGAATCAGTTGCATTTCTTTTCATGCGGCCACATTGTCCCTCCAGATAGCATTATGCCAATTGCGGTTTCTCGTGGTCCTTCTGGCCGCTCCTTTGATTTTAGCTACAGCTCTAGAAGCTCACTAGACATG ATGCGAGAACTAGGCCTTTTGCTATGTAACTTGGTGACTGTGGTTCCTGAAGGAATCGTagtcttcttcccttctttcgaTTATGAAGGTAAAGTGTATGAACTCTGGGGATCTTCTGGCATCATTGAGAGGATTACTAGGAGGAAGCGTATCTTTAGAGAGCCTAGGAATAATATGGAAGTTGAATCTGTTCTAAAGGAATATAAAGATACCATTTGTGCATTATCAAGTGTGAGTACAGAAGCAAACCAAGCATCTCAAAGTGGTGCAGTGCTCCTTGCTGTTGTTGGTGGGAAGATATCTGAAGGGATCAACTTAAGTGATGGAATGGGTCGGTGTGTCGTCATGGTTGGACTGCCATATGCTAGTCCATCTGATATCGAGTTATTGGAAAGGATAAAGCACATAGAAGGTTTTCGAAATTCAAAGTCCATTGAAAATACCCCATTTGGTGCAAGTTGTGATGTATATAATGGAGATGCACAAGGTGGTTTTGACATCTTAAGAAGTTGCAGCCACAGAGGGAGAGAGTACTATGAGAATCTCTGCATGAAAGCTGTAAATCAATCAATAG GTAGAGCAATTCGTCATATTAATGACTATGCAGCAATTTTGCTTGTTGATACGAGATATGCATCTGATTCCTCCAAAAGGAGCTTATCCCACCCAGTCAACAAGCTACCACAGTGGATAAAAGATCGTCTTGTTTCTTCCACTAATAACTATGGTGAAGTGCACAGGTTGTTGCATcagtttttcaaattcaaaaagagAAGCTGA
- the LOC107617725 gene encoding ATP-dependent DNA helicase DDX11 isoform X2 has protein sequence MEDKEEEEEVKFSAFPFKPYSIQMEFMKALYHSLNQGGVSMLESPTDVLSLGNSTRINERCLELQKKKKNEATRVKNIRVGAHTRRTKASSGCPMLRKHKLQHEFRNEVSERGALDIEDLANLGKTLGTCPYYGSRSMVVRADLVVLPYQSLLSKSSREALGLNLKSNIVIIDEAHNLADSLISMYDSKITLSQLENVHCHVERYFVRFRSLLGSANRRYIQTLMVLTQAFLRVLLNEKNGNLMDSYHDIEQTSEESRTSDFTMAINDFIFELNIDNINLIKLLKYIKESNIMHKVNSYGEKVANSENTSARNEIREHGEEGGCLSAFQALADILQSLTNNDSDGRIIISRSSSSSSFRKQGGYIKFVMLSGEKIFSEIVDQAHAVLLVGGTLQPIEETRERLFPWLPPNQLHFFSCGHIVPPDSIMPIAVSRGPSGRSFDFSYSSRSSLDMMRELGLLLCNLVTVVPEGIVVFFPSFDYEGKVYELWGSSGIIERITRRKRIFREPRNNMEVESVLKEYKDTICALSSVSTEANQASQSGAVLLAVVGGKISEGINLSDGMGRCVVMVGLPYASPSDIELLERIKHIEGFRNSKSIENTPFGASCDVYNGDAQGGFDILRSCSHRGREYYENLCMKAVNQSIGRAIRHINDYAAILLVDTRYASDSSKRSLSHPVNKLPQWIKDRLVSSTNNYGEVHRLLHQFFKFKKRS, from the exons ATGTGCTTTCACTTGGAAACTCCACACGCATAAATGAGCGATGCTTGGAACtccagaagaaaaagaaaaatgaagctACAAGAGTGAAG AACATAAGAGTAGGTGCACACACACGCAGAACAAAGGCCTCTTCTGGTTGCCCAATGCTTAGAAAACATAAACTACAACATGAATTCAGGAATGAGGTATCTGAACGAGGAGCCTTGGATATTGAAGATCTTGCAAACCTTGGAAAAACATTGGGAACCTGTCCGTACTATGGCTCTAGAAGCATGGTTGTGAGAGCTGATCTTGTTGTTCTTCCATATCAATCTCTTTTGTCGAAATCATCTCGTGAAGCTCTTGGTCTGAATTTGAAATCCAATATTGTTATAATAGATGAGGCACATAATTTAGCTGATTCACTCATCAGCATGTATGACTCAAAAATTACTTTATCACAG CTGGAGAATGTGCATTGCCATGTAGAACGGTACTTTGTGAGATTCCGGAGTCTTTTGGGATCAGCGAACCGGAGATATATTCAAACTCTGATGGTTCTGACTCAAGCTTTCCTTCGAGTACTACTCAATGAGAAGAATGGAAATCTGATGGATTCTTACCATGACATAGAACAGACTTCTGAAGAAAGTAGAACATCTGATTTTACTATGGCCATCAATGATTTTATCTTTGAACTAAATATAGACAATATCAACTTGATCAAATTGTTAAAGTATATAAAGGAAAGTAATATCATGCACAAG GTTAATAGTTATGGAGAAAAGGTGGCTAATTCGGAGAACACATCAGCACGCAATGAAATTCGGGAACATGGGGAGGAGGGGGGATGTCTGTCTGCTTTCCAGGCATTAGCGGATATATTACAGTCACTGACAAACAATGATAGTGATGGAAGGATAATAATTTCGAGGTCTAGTTCATCATCAAGCTTTAGGAAACAAGGAGGATATATCAAGTTTGTTATGCTCAGTGGCGAGAAGATTTTCTCTGAG ATTGTAGATCAAGCACATGCTGTTCTATTAGTAGGGGGGACTCTTCAACCTATAGAAGAGACAAGGGAGCGATTATTTCCGTGGTTACCACCGAATCAGTTGCATTTCTTTTCATGCGGCCACATTGTCCCTCCAGATAGCATTATGCCAATTGCGGTTTCTCGTGGTCCTTCTGGCCGCTCCTTTGATTTTAGCTACAGCTCTAGAAGCTCACTAGACATG ATGCGAGAACTAGGCCTTTTGCTATGTAACTTGGTGACTGTGGTTCCTGAAGGAATCGTagtcttcttcccttctttcgaTTATGAAGGTAAAGTGTATGAACTCTGGGGATCTTCTGGCATCATTGAGAGGATTACTAGGAGGAAGCGTATCTTTAGAGAGCCTAGGAATAATATGGAAGTTGAATCTGTTCTAAAGGAATATAAAGATACCATTTGTGCATTATCAAGTGTGAGTACAGAAGCAAACCAAGCATCTCAAAGTGGTGCAGTGCTCCTTGCTGTTGTTGGTGGGAAGATATCTGAAGGGATCAACTTAAGTGATGGAATGGGTCGGTGTGTCGTCATGGTTGGACTGCCATATGCTAGTCCATCTGATATCGAGTTATTGGAAAGGATAAAGCACATAGAAGGTTTTCGAAATTCAAAGTCCATTGAAAATACCCCATTTGGTGCAAGTTGTGATGTATATAATGGAGATGCACAAGGTGGTTTTGACATCTTAAGAAGTTGCAGCCACAGAGGGAGAGAGTACTATGAGAATCTCTGCATGAAAGCTGTAAATCAATCAATAG GTAGAGCAATTCGTCATATTAATGACTATGCAGCAATTTTGCTTGTTGATACGAGATATGCATCTGATTCCTCCAAAAGGAGCTTATCCCACCCAGTCAACAAGCTACCACAGTGGATAAAAGATCGTCTTGTTTCTTCCACTAATAACTATGGTGAAGTGCACAGGTTGTTGCATcagtttttcaaattcaaaaagagAAGCTGA
- the LOC107617725 gene encoding ATP-dependent DNA helicase DDX11 isoform X3 encodes MEDKEEEEEVKFSAFPFKPYSIQMEFMKALYHSLNQDVLSLGNSTRINERCLELQKKKKNEATRVKNIRVGAHTRRTKASSGCPMLRKHKLQHEFRNEVSERGALDIEDLANLGKTLGTCPYYGSRSMVVRADLVVLPYQSLLSKSSREALGLNLKSNIVIIDEAHNLADSLISMYDSKITLSQLENVHCHVERYFVRFRSLLGSANRRYIQTLMVLTQAFLRVLLNEKNGNLMDSYHDIEQTSEESRTSDFTMAINDFIFELNIDNINLIKLLKYIKESNIMHKVNSYGEKVANSENTSARNEIREHGEEGGCLSAFQALADILQSLTNNDSDGRIIISRSSSSSSFRKQGGYIKFVMLSGEKIFSEIVDQAHAVLLVGGTLQPIEETRERLFPWLPPNQLHFFSCGHIVPPDSIMPIAVSRGPSGRSFDFSYSSRSSLDMMRELGLLLCNLVTVVPEGIVVFFPSFDYEGKVYELWGSSGIIERITRRKRIFREPRNNMEVESVLKEYKDTICALSSVSTEANQASQSGAVLLAVVGGKISEGINLSDGMGRCVVMVGLPYASPSDIELLERIKHIEGFRNSKSIENTPFGASCDVYNGDAQGGFDILRSCSHRGREYYENLCMKAVNQSIGRAIRHINDYAAILLVDTRYASDSSKRSLSHPVNKLPQWIKDRLVSSTNNYGEVHRLLHQFFKFKKRS; translated from the exons ATGTGCTTTCACTTGGAAACTCCACACGCATAAATGAGCGATGCTTGGAACtccagaagaaaaagaaaaatgaagctACAAGAGTGAAG AACATAAGAGTAGGTGCACACACACGCAGAACAAAGGCCTCTTCTGGTTGCCCAATGCTTAGAAAACATAAACTACAACATGAATTCAGGAATGAGGTATCTGAACGAGGAGCCTTGGATATTGAAGATCTTGCAAACCTTGGAAAAACATTGGGAACCTGTCCGTACTATGGCTCTAGAAGCATGGTTGTGAGAGCTGATCTTGTTGTTCTTCCATATCAATCTCTTTTGTCGAAATCATCTCGTGAAGCTCTTGGTCTGAATTTGAAATCCAATATTGTTATAATAGATGAGGCACATAATTTAGCTGATTCACTCATCAGCATGTATGACTCAAAAATTACTTTATCACAG CTGGAGAATGTGCATTGCCATGTAGAACGGTACTTTGTGAGATTCCGGAGTCTTTTGGGATCAGCGAACCGGAGATATATTCAAACTCTGATGGTTCTGACTCAAGCTTTCCTTCGAGTACTACTCAATGAGAAGAATGGAAATCTGATGGATTCTTACCATGACATAGAACAGACTTCTGAAGAAAGTAGAACATCTGATTTTACTATGGCCATCAATGATTTTATCTTTGAACTAAATATAGACAATATCAACTTGATCAAATTGTTAAAGTATATAAAGGAAAGTAATATCATGCACAAG GTTAATAGTTATGGAGAAAAGGTGGCTAATTCGGAGAACACATCAGCACGCAATGAAATTCGGGAACATGGGGAGGAGGGGGGATGTCTGTCTGCTTTCCAGGCATTAGCGGATATATTACAGTCACTGACAAACAATGATAGTGATGGAAGGATAATAATTTCGAGGTCTAGTTCATCATCAAGCTTTAGGAAACAAGGAGGATATATCAAGTTTGTTATGCTCAGTGGCGAGAAGATTTTCTCTGAG ATTGTAGATCAAGCACATGCTGTTCTATTAGTAGGGGGGACTCTTCAACCTATAGAAGAGACAAGGGAGCGATTATTTCCGTGGTTACCACCGAATCAGTTGCATTTCTTTTCATGCGGCCACATTGTCCCTCCAGATAGCATTATGCCAATTGCGGTTTCTCGTGGTCCTTCTGGCCGCTCCTTTGATTTTAGCTACAGCTCTAGAAGCTCACTAGACATG ATGCGAGAACTAGGCCTTTTGCTATGTAACTTGGTGACTGTGGTTCCTGAAGGAATCGTagtcttcttcccttctttcgaTTATGAAGGTAAAGTGTATGAACTCTGGGGATCTTCTGGCATCATTGAGAGGATTACTAGGAGGAAGCGTATCTTTAGAGAGCCTAGGAATAATATGGAAGTTGAATCTGTTCTAAAGGAATATAAAGATACCATTTGTGCATTATCAAGTGTGAGTACAGAAGCAAACCAAGCATCTCAAAGTGGTGCAGTGCTCCTTGCTGTTGTTGGTGGGAAGATATCTGAAGGGATCAACTTAAGTGATGGAATGGGTCGGTGTGTCGTCATGGTTGGACTGCCATATGCTAGTCCATCTGATATCGAGTTATTGGAAAGGATAAAGCACATAGAAGGTTTTCGAAATTCAAAGTCCATTGAAAATACCCCATTTGGTGCAAGTTGTGATGTATATAATGGAGATGCACAAGGTGGTTTTGACATCTTAAGAAGTTGCAGCCACAGAGGGAGAGAGTACTATGAGAATCTCTGCATGAAAGCTGTAAATCAATCAATAG GTAGAGCAATTCGTCATATTAATGACTATGCAGCAATTTTGCTTGTTGATACGAGATATGCATCTGATTCCTCCAAAAGGAGCTTATCCCACCCAGTCAACAAGCTACCACAGTGGATAAAAGATCGTCTTGTTTCTTCCACTAATAACTATGGTGAAGTGCACAGGTTGTTGCATcagtttttcaaattcaaaaagagAAGCTGA